A portion of the Adhaeribacter radiodurans genome contains these proteins:
- a CDS encoding c-type cytochrome encodes MKNTLIIVSAVVLLTSCEQANSESNTTQKEARNMVVGQKELVERGKYLVAVGGCNDCHSPKTMTDRGPVPDKRYLLAGHIAEEKLPTQGGSASKNGWVLFNSNNTAAVGPWGTSFAANLTPDATGIGNWTLENFKKALREGKYKGKDNTRMLLPPMPWPNYATLTDQDIEAVFAYLKSLKPVKNVVPSPLPPAT; translated from the coding sequence ATGAAGAATACTTTAATTATTGTAAGTGCCGTGGTTTTGCTGACCTCTTGCGAGCAGGCCAACAGTGAAAGTAATACCACCCAAAAAGAAGCCCGGAACATGGTTGTGGGACAAAAGGAACTGGTGGAAAGAGGCAAGTACCTGGTAGCCGTAGGCGGGTGCAATGATTGCCATTCCCCTAAAACTATGACTGATCGGGGACCCGTACCAGATAAAAGGTATTTGCTAGCAGGCCATATAGCAGAAGAAAAGTTGCCGACGCAGGGGGGAAGCGCTTCAAAAAACGGATGGGTGTTGTTTAATAGCAACAACACGGCAGCCGTAGGTCCCTGGGGAACATCTTTTGCCGCTAATCTTACCCCTGACGCTACAGGTATAGGCAACTGGACTTTAGAAAATTTCAAAAAGGCGCTCCGGGAGGGCAAGTACAAGGGTAAAGATAATACGCGCATGCTGCTGCCGCCCATGCCGTGGCCTAATTATGCTACCCTAACAGATCAGGATATTGAAGCTGTATTTGCTTATTTAAAGTCTTTGAAGCCCGTTAAAAATGTAGTACCATCCCCTCTGCCACCAGCTACCTGA